A section of the Kluyveromyces lactis strain NRRL Y-1140 chromosome F complete sequence genome encodes:
- a CDS encoding uncharacterized protein (some similarities with uniprot|P38741 Saccharomyces cerevisiae YHL024W RIM4 Putative RNA-binding protein required for the expression of early and middle sporulation genes), with the protein MSSNMSKNINESFKDRIVINDSPNESGEILRQRSNETENQTKNKEEISSDKPVINLEKELTALKIDRQSLLDDNLTNLLPEQLSEIASESETDSDEDTTNLLDEPSPRSSDDPSFSRPSSCIFVASLAATLSDSELNASVTKEFAKYGKIVSVKVLRDPANRPYAFVQYASDDEALNALSQAQGTTLNNRNIRCERAKVNRTVFISSSFANPLEGKLTVEKVVDLMSKFGELEQVVPSRDQMYKKNYYPSEVANSWFIQYAYRDDAIRAYLQMKLNYEYMVEWAQNVDVPPRFNLLLSKAKICEKERLERERFGKQPIFIDNKSIFIGQLNFKVTKPLLLERFSKYGEIDNCNLIHKQEQLKCFAFIKYKTPASAAKALERENHSIFVEKILHVQIREVSNSRRSSIDSNKSFQGPQLNLAPPPLNIGRRASTGSFSKYMYPLPNHLQPNLPSHYVYATIQEPRRNTINSGSSSYHNHNHVFVGNTGSQGFYNENGNQYVYGTESKNYPNKTDNGVEKENAYLEGPQQMHSTHFNRSKDDIENSTIEEEDDEYEVDEDNDAEDTHFLEHESNSSFTTFSAGTGTFKHNNAHNTGSYQKNHSYKKRRNVDAPRHGRMDPNFYYGPPVYYPMEYCPPSGSPVGPPPSHLIQPGAHLTGQCPPSQHSPFFYYFPMPPPTPTFTNPFPHEHPGGMNYLDNSVSGHDKADLDY; encoded by the coding sequence ATGTCATCCAATATGTCGAAAAACATCAACGAGAGTTTTAAAGACCGTATTGTGATTAATGATTCACCCAATGAGTCAGGTGAAATATTAAGGCAAAGGTCGaatgaaactgaaaaccaaaccaaaaataaagaggaaatttcttcagataAACCTGTCATCAAtttagaaaaggaattgaCTGCTCTTAAAATCGACCGTCAATCATTGTTAGATGATAATTTAACAAACTTGCTGCCAGAACAGCTTTCTGAAATAGCAAGTGAATCAGAAACAGATTCAGATGAGGATACTACTAATTTGTTGGATGAACCGTCTCCAAGATCCTCTGATGACCCTTCCTTTTCAAGACCATCGTCTTGTATTTTCGTTGCGTCTTTAGCGGCCACTCTTAGTGATTCCGAACTCAACGCATCCGTGACAAAAGAGTTTGCGAAATATGGTAAAATTGTGTCTGTGAAAGTATTGCGTGATCCAGCAAACAGGCCTTACGCATTTGTTCAATATGCATCAGACGATGAAGCATTGAATGCGTTATCTCAAGCTCAAGGTACAACGTTAAACAATAGAAATATTCGTTGTGAAAGAGCAAAGGTCAACAGAACTGTATTCATCTCGTCAAGTTTTGCTAATCCACTAGAGGGAAAATTAACTGTTGAAAAAGTGGTAGATTTGATGAGTAAATTTGGGGAATTGGAACAAGTTGTCCCTAGCAGAGACCAAATGTATAAGAAAAATTATTATCCAAGTGAGGTAGCAAACTCTTGGTTTATCCAATACGCTTATCGGGACGATGCGATTAGAGCATATTTGCAAATGAAACTCAATTACGAATACATGGTGGAATGGGCACAAAATGTCGATGTTCCTCCAAGGTTCAATTTGCTACTTTCAAAGGCTAAAATTTGCGAAAAGGAACGATTAGAAAGAGAACGATTCGGTAAGCAACCAATTTTCATCGATAACAAGTCCATATTCATAGGACAATTGAATTTTAAAGTTACTAAACCATTACTTTTGGAAAGGTTTTCAAAATATGGAGAAATCGACAATTGCAACTTGATCCACAAGCaggaacaattgaaatgcTTTGCCTTTATCAAGTACAAGACTCCGGCATCAGCTGCAAAAGCGTTGGAAAGAGAGAATCATTCAATATTCGTGGAGAAAATACTGCATGTGCAGATCAGAGAGGTATCTAATTCAAGGCGTAGTTCAATTGATTCCAATAAGTCATTCCAGGGGCCTCAGTTGAACTTGGCACCTCCGCCTTTGAATATAGGAAGGAGAGCAAGTACAGGGTCTTTTTCAAAATACATGTATCCATTACCAAATCATTTACAACCAAATCTGCCATCTCATTATGTGTATGCTACGATACAAGAACCAAGGAGAAATACTATAAACTCAGGCTCATCATCCTACCACAACCATAATCATGTTTTCGTTGGCAATACTGGTTCACAAGGTTTTtataatgaaaatggtaacCAGTATGTTTATGGCACAGAAAGCAAAAATTATCCCAACAAAACAGACAATGgagttgaaaaagaaaatgcttATCTAGAAGGTCCTCAGCAAATGCATAGTACCCACTTCAATAGGTCAAAAGACGATATCGAAAATAGcacaattgaagaagaagatgatgaatatgaagTCGATGAAGACAATGATGCAGAGGACACACATTTCTTAGAACACGAGTCCAACTCATCATTCACAACTTTCAGCGCAGGCACTGGAACGTTCAAACATAACAATGCGCATAACACTGGTTCttatcaaaagaatcatAGTTACAAGAAGCGAAGAAATGTAGATGCACCAAGGCATGGTAGGATGGATCCAAATTTCTACTACGGCCCGCCAGTGTACTACCCAATGGAGTACTGTCCACCTTCTGGTAGCCCCGTTGGCCCTCCGCCCTCTCACTTGATTCAGCCGGGCGCTCACTTGACGGGACAGTGTCCACCTTCTCAACATTCCCCATTCTTTTATTACTTCCCTATGCCACCTCCTACACCGACATTTACTAATCCATTCCCACACGAACACCCTGGCGGTATGAACTATTTGGATAATTCTGTCTCTGGACATGATAAAGCAGACCTCGACTATTGA
- the NPR3 gene encoding Npr3p (some similarities with uniprot|P38742 Saccharomyces cerevisiae YHL023C RMD11 Protein required for sporulation) produces MSTNLPNSCLVQIALTVSTHSGPQLIYHYPPSNYATATNSKKTHHPDIKKRYEYTDSENNSSSDDYSSGLSDSELSTDYADCSSDASESSLDSLPQSNHEDTVNSSTNNTFINNGLRSRQSQISANKLFQVLNQNNNNVAINGENSLRESLHSIRTSTNMSSTTDPRPEDELDAVDEELKILVDDLLDGSIFQQDTFQDISKVLNFNTEFVAELCSPRKEMCNTRFEFTVDDLCFLGLPIHADHKGRWKKSKKRKQASKRSARSSTARNSISRNSVGRNSIGRNRSKTESQGHINDVEEPADDENSDYEPSKSEMLNEMYCVPDAENDEFESLQQSINMFQVCFIMNPKIIEYNERVDDMYHYVVTRLSLILRYIQGKTGYVTRECVKIMKCKDEVSKHSRYYESLKSPWSKGKYMYERILYESSLARALTKCFNCIHNNEIANLEIDGDKIVSLQIPIKNEFSILPNLKEDAVLRGSFLSSILNESFIGRSTSLTNEDSDNLYANHDRLLDYGLLLLDEPENIIKGLENASFDNGVTDLLLINLVRQLKPTIRLGQYKLLIKELIDSNDSSYDDQFCETTLKSLCLHLIYWRHARLILPISSRNTYIVSPLAPISGFSTDDFKHGEYDTLIRQQEVPVNNNDEPSLIYQNKKVFNEKFPSLPSLPSFLQLMSTQKPRPFGHIIPSNEHKSMYLNALAWLMRYGYLTQLLTFVYVRVDKRIKIAVDEDLEKDNLRSNKHEKSGNFVTGGENYNSSEFDDLEMINDNDFTIILEPERNTALEKRWLYKCAEALPTDLQTLFRQVVKYFNGKVSLEYIMIKEGIPKNEIKRLLQALGKYIVEVKHW; encoded by the coding sequence ATGTCCACGAATTTACCGAATTCCTGCTTAGTACAAATCGCATTAACTGTTTCAACTCATTCGGGTCCACAATTAATTTATCATTATCCACCAAGCAACTATGCTACTGCGACCAATTCGAAGAAGACGCATCACCCagatatcaagaaaagatacGAGTATACGGACTCTGAAAACAATTCGTCTTCAGATGACTACTCTTCAGGTTTGAGTGATAGCGAGTTGTCGACTGACTATGCAGATTGTTCATCTGATGCATCAGAATCATCGTTAGACTCCCTTCCACAATCAAATCATGAGGATACTGTAAACAGCAGTACAAACAATACATTTATCAATAATGGTCTACGATCTCGTCAATCTCAGATTAGTGCGAATAAACTCTTTCAAGTGCTAAATCAGAATAATAACAATGTTGCAATCAATGGCGAAAACTCGTTGAGGGAATCGTTGCACTCGATTAGAACATCGACTAATATGTCTAGTACGACTGATCCGAGACCAGAAGATGAATTGGATGCAGTAGATGAAGAGTTGAAAATCTTGGTAGACGATTTGCTAGATGGTTCAATATTTCAGCAGGATACATTTCAGGATATCTCAAAAGTACTAAATTTCAATACAGAATTTGTAGCTGAACTCTGTTCTCCAAGAAAGGAGATGTGTAACACCAGATTTGAATTCACTGTGGATGACTTATGTTTCTTAGGGTTGCCAATTCACGCGGATCACAAAGGAAgatggaagaaatcaaagaagagaaagcaAGCTTCCAAACGTTCGGCTAGAAGTAGCACTGCACGAAACAGTATTAGTAGAAATAGTGTTGGTCGAAATAGTATTGGTCGAAACAGATCTAAAACAGAGAGTCAAGGACACATTaatgatgttgaagaaccTGCAGATGATGAGAATAGTGATTATGAACCATCCAAATCAGAAATGCTTAATGAAATGTACTGTGTGCCTGATGCGgaaaatgatgaattcGAAAGTTTGCAGCAGAGTATAAACATGTTCCAGGTCTGCTTCATCATGAACCCAAAGATCATAGAATATAATGAAAGAGTCGATGATATGTATCATTACGTGGTGACTAGATTATCATTGATTTTAAGGTACATACAAGGAAAAACCGGTTATGTCACTAGGGAATGCGTGAAAATTATGAAGTGTAAGGACGAAGTTTCTAAACACTCTCGATATTATGAGTCTTTAAAATCTCCCTGGTCTAAAGGAAAATATATGTatgaaagaattctttACGAATCGTCACTAGCTAGAGCGTTAACAAAATGTTTCAATTGCATCCATAACAATGAAATTGCtaatcttgaaattgatggTGATAAAATTGTTTCCTTGCAGATTCCAATCAAAAATGAATTTTCCATTCTTCCAAATTTAAAAGAAGATGCTGTTCTTCGTGGATCTTTCTTATCCTCAATACTAAACGAAAGTTTTATTGGTAGAAGCACTAGCTTGACAAACGAAGATTCAGATAATTTGTATGCCAACCACGACAGGCTTCTAGATTATGGATTGCTTTTGCTCGATGAACCTGAAAATATTATAAAAGGGCTTGAAAACGCTTCCTTTGATAACGGCGTTACTGATTTACTTTTGATCAACCTTGTAAGACAGTTGAAGCCCACTATAAGGCTTGGTCAATATAAATTATTAATTAAAGAGCTAATCGATTCTAATGATTCCTCATATGATGATCAATTCTGTGAAACTACTTTAAAGTCGTTATGTCTACATTTAATATACTGGCGTCACGCCCGTTTGATACTGCCAATATCATCGAGAAACACATATATAGTTTCTCCATTGGCGCCAATCTCAGGATTTTCAACTGATGACTTCAAACATGGCGAATACGACACCTTAATAAGACAACAAGAAGTTCCTGTGAATAACAACGATGAACCGTCGTTGATATACCAAAACAAGAAGGtattcaatgaaaaatttccCTCCTTACCTTCTTTGCCATCGTTCCTTCAACTTATGTCAACCCAGAAACCCAGACCTTTCGGGCATATCATACCATCCAATGAACATAAATCTATGTATTTGAATGCCCTGGCATGGCTCATGAGGTACGGATACCTCACTCAATTATTGACGTTTGTGTATGTACGTGTGGACAAGCGCATTAAAATAGCTGTCGATGAGGATCTAGAAAAGGATAACTTAAGATCGAACAAACACGAAAAGTCCGGTAATTTTGTTACTGGAGGTGAAAATTATAACTCCAGTGagtttgatgatttggagATGATCAACGATAATGATTTCACTATAATTCTTGAACCAGAACGTAATACTGCATTAGAAAAGAGATGGTTGTACAAATGTGCTGAGGCATTACCTACTGATCTTCAAACGCTATTTAGACAAGTGGTGAAATACTTTAATGGGAAGGTTTCTTTGGAGTACATTATGATTAAGGAAGGTATTCCTAAAAATGAGATAAAAAGATTGCTTCAGGCCTTAGGTAAGTACATCGTTGAAGTAAAACACTGGTAA
- a CDS encoding zinc-dependent alcohol dehydrogenase (uniprot|P49383 Kluyveromyces lactis KLLA0F18260g ADH2 Alcohol dehydrogenase 2) → MSIPETQKGVIFYENGGELQYKDIPVPKPKANELLINVKYSGVCHTDLHAWKGDWPLPTKLPLVGGHEGAGVVVAMGENVKGWNIGDFAGIKWLNGSCMSCEYCELSNESNCPDADLSGYTHDGSFQQYATADAVQAARIPKGTDLAEVAPILCAGVTVYKALKSADLKAGDWVAISGACGGLGSLAIQYAKAMGYRVLGIDTGAEKAKLFKELGGEYFVDYAVSKDLIKEIVDATNGGAHGVINVSVSEFAIEQSTNYVRSNGTVVLVGLPRDAKCKSDVFTQVVKSVSIVGSYVGNRADTREALDFFARGLVHAPIKIVGLSELADVYDKMVKGEIVGRYVVDTSK, encoded by the coding sequence ATGTCCATTCCTGAAACTCAAAAGGGTGTTATCTTTTACGAAAACGGTGGTGAATTGCAATACAAGGACATTCCAGTTCCAAAGCCAAAGGCCAACGAACTTTTGATCAACGTCAAGTACTCCGGTGTCTGTCACACCGATTTGCACGCATGGAAGGGTGACTGGCCTTTGCCAACCAAATTGCCATTAGTTGGTGGTCACGAAGGTGCTGGTGTCGTTGTTGCTATGGGTGAAAATGTCAAGGGCTGGAACATTGGTGACTTTGCTGGTATCAAATGGTTGAACGGTTCTTGTATGTCCTGTGAATACTGTGAATTGTCCAATGAATCCAACTGTCCCGATGCTGACTTGTCTGGTTACACCCACGATGGTTCTTTCCAACAATATGCTACCGCTGATGCCGTTCAAGCTGCTAGAATTCCAAAGGGTACCGATTTGGCTGAAGTTGCTCCAATTCTATGTGCCGGTGTTACCGTTTACAAGGCTCTAAAATCTGCTGACTTGAAGGCCGGTGACTGGGTTGCCATTTCCGGTGCCTGTGGTGGTCTAGGTTCTTTGGCTATCCAATACGCCAAGGCTATGGGTTACAGAGTCTTGGGTATTGATACCGGTGCTGAAAAGGCTAAGTTGTTCAAGGAGCTAGGTGGTGAATACTTCGTCGATTATGCCGTCTCTaaggatttgattaaagaaattgttgacGCTACTAACGGTGGTGCCCACGGTGTCATTAACGTCTCTGTCTCCGAATTTGCTATAGAACAATCCACCAATTACGTTAGATCAAACGGTACCGTTGTATTGGTCGGTCTACCAAGGGACGCCAAATGTAAGTCTGATGTCTTTACACAAGTTGTCAAATCGGTCTCCATTGTTGGTTCTTACGTCGGTAACAGAGCTGACACCAGAGAAGCTCTAGATTTCTTCGCAAGAGGTTTAGTGCATGCTCCAATTAAGATAGTCGGATTATCTGAATTGGCAGATGTTTATGACAAGATGGTCAAGGGTGAAATCGTTGGTAGATACGTTGTCGACACCTCAAAATAA
- the CHO2 gene encoding phosphatidylethanolamine N-methyltransferase (similar to uniprot|P05374 Saccharomyces cerevisiae YGR157W CHO2 First step in the methylation pathway for phosphatidylcholine biosynthesis Phosphatidyl-ethanolamine N-methyltransferase) — protein sequence MATSCESTVLKPDGKLNSHVKIPIAHPRSSSTIRFDPPKTHDMVRSLFDPTLKKSFLECCITATIIGNVILCYYAYQHLGANTTKIIFLSQYIFWRLSYNLGIGIVLHYQSHYESLTNFAKKHTLFDKKANNLLSRFVKFEISAKYQKGDSLYRYPEEWNTWLLFRQFVDLILMQDFTTYMLYVVISLPHNDILNNITSFNSIGIRVWLGVLMVLFNIWVKIDAHSVVKDYAWYWGDFFFLQDANLVFDGVFNVFPHPMYSIGYIGYYGLSLISGDHHVLFVSILGHCLQFLFLKYVETPHIERIYGSDSSDEEESIDDKMVKQLDNYSKPLVTTFLGFKNFDKFKPTDYITLITVASIVIGCTILNPSFVTLSKIALTTKIVSSVINMTILYKQSNSKWFTSLYLKNGYNEIYAYQMWQFIYNLHSTINYILLVLQCYYHFVKCDSGSYNTITFGLLLLAIQIWCNTEIFHSIKEFGWFYGDFFLPNLIDKRKLKNDGIYRYLNNPERVFGVAGIWGTVLINNFSNWNLWLATTWTMFNWFTVKFIETPHLLKVYGTKPTSSGFEKTLTKYKFGKDFKSLIDKVDQLLDDYLFTSLVPKQSVAEADREGDWESIINMLLIREQTVKNLQGTGHFNLDIVNINDENTIRIPEEIEIKWAVTNEAFHKDDWIGLYKVVETGEDRLTTKIPSQGHWSAVSSSSSYSEDHQKILHFDSNDHFTYGSIKFDKSILCFEEGIYEFRYHSANSHDVVMISKPFKLLFPQFKETVKDVDQLIATTKQFLKQCGVLINDNKFDLNRNKYFTGKTLQNWYKSTMDTDVSVVYMKRTNFDIDIITKKVWQIKQVLDNLE from the coding sequence ATGGCTACTTCCTGTGAATCGACCGTTTTGAAACCTGATGGGAAGTTAAATTCACATGTGAAAATTCCAATAGCCCATCCAAGGTCTTCATCGACTATCAGATTCGACCCTCCAAAGACCCATGACATGGTAAGATCATTGTTCGATccaactttgaagaagtctTTCCTAGAATGCTGTATCACCGCTACCATTATCGGTAACGTTATTCTTTGCTACTATGCTTATCAGCATCTCGGTGCTAATACCACGAAAATTATCTTCTTGAGTCAGTACATATTTTGGAGATTGTCCTACAACTTGGGTATCGGTATAGTATTGCATTACCAATCCCATTATGAATCTTTGACAAATTTCGCCAAGAAACATACTTTGTTTGATAAAAAGGCGAACAACCTTTTGTCAAGATTTGTTAAGTTCGAGATCAGTGCAAAATACCAAAAAGGCGACTCTTTGTACCGTTACCCAGAAGAATGGAACACTTGGCTCTTGTTCAGACAGTTTGTCGATTTAATCTTAATGCAAGATTTTACCACTTACATGCTTTACGTTGTGATTTCTTTACCTCATAACGATATTCTCAACAATATCACTAGCTTCAATTCTATTGGTATCAGAGTTTGGCTCGGTGTTTTAATGgtccttttcaatatttggGTCAAAATCGACGCACATTCAGTGGTTAAAGATTATGCTTGGTACTGGggtgatttcttctttttgcAAGACGCAAACCTTGTCTTTGATGGTGTTTTCAACGTTTTCCCACATCCCATGTATTCTATCGGTTACATTGGCTACTATGGGTTGAGTTTAATCTCCGGCGATCATCATGTTCTTTTCGTTTCCATTCTTGGTCACTGTTTGcaattcttgtttttgaagTATGTGGAAACTCCTCATATCGAACGCATCTATGGATCTGATTCATCCGACGAAGAGgaatcaattgatgataagATGGTCAAACAATTAGATAACTATTCCAAGCCATTAGTCACAACATTCTTGGGtttcaaaaactttgaCAAGTTTAAACCAACTGATTATATCACTTTAATCACCGTGGCATCAATTGTTATTGGGTGCACAATTTTAAACCCAAGCTTTGTCACTTTATCCAAAATTGCGTTGACCACTAAGATTGTGTCATCTGTTATCAATATGACTATATTATACAAGCAATCGAATAGCAAATGGTTCACCTCATTATACTTGAAGAATGGATACAATGAAATTTATGCTTATCAAATGTGGCAGTTTATCTACAATTTACACAGCACTATCaattatattcttttggtATTGCAATGCTACTACCATTTTGTCAAATGTGACTCAGGTAGTTACAATACAATAACCTTTgggttgttgttgttggcTATTCAAATTTGGTGCAACACTGAGATCTTCCATAGTATTAAAGAATTTGGCTGGTTTTATGGTGATTTCTTCCTACCTAATTTAATTgacaaaaggaaattgaagaacgaTGGTATTTATAGATACTTGAATAATCCTGAGCGTGTGTTTGGTGTTGCAGGTATCTGGGGGACCGTCTTAAttaacaatttttcaaattggaaTCTCTGGTTAGCCACTACATGGACGATGTTCAATTGGTTCACTGTTAAATTCATCGAAACACCACATTTGTTAAAGGTTTATGGAACCAAACCAACATCTAGTGGTTTCGAAAAGACTTTGACCAAGTACAAATTTGGTAAGGATTTCAAGAGTTTAATCGATAAAGTTGATCAATTGCTCGATGATTATTTATTCACTAGTCTAGTGCCAAAACAAAGCGTTGCTGAAGCAGATCGTGAGGGAGATTGGGAATCGATTATCAATATGCTTTTGATTAGAGAGCAAACGGTGAAAAATTTGCAAGGCACCGGCCACTTTAACTTGGATATCGTCAACATCAATGACGAAAATACGATTCGGAttccagaagaaatcgaaatcAAATGGGCCGTTACCAATGAAGCTTTCCACAAAGATGACTGGATTGGACTTTACAAAGTCGTTGAAACTGGTGAAGATAGATTAACTACAAAGATACCATCTCAAGGACATTGGTCGGCGGTATCTTCGAGCTCTTCATATTCTGAAGATCATCAGAAGATTTTGCATTTCGATTCAAATGACCATTTCACTTATGGATCTATAAAATTCGATAAGAGTATCCtttgctttgaagaaggtattTATGAATTTAGATACCACAGTGCTAACAGTCACGATGTTGTTATGATCTCGAAACCTTTCAAGTTATTATTCCCTCAATTTAAAGAAACTGTAAAAGACGTGGACCAATTAATTGCTACCACGAAGCAGTTCTTGAAACAATGTGGTGTTCTaatcaatgataataaatttgatttgaatagGAACAAATATTTCACTGGGAAAACATTACAAAACTGGTATAAGTCTACTATGGACACCGATGTTTCCGTTGTTTACATGAAACGTACCAATTTTGATATCGATATTATCACCAAAAAAGTATGGCAAATCAAGCAAGTGTTAGATAACTTGGAATAA
- the MTR3 gene encoding exosome non-catalytic core subunit MTR3 (similar to uniprot|P48240 Saccharomyces cerevisiae YGR158C MTR3 3'5' exoribonuclease exosome subunit nucleolar protein involved in export of mRNA and ribosomal subunits homologous to the E. coli exonuclease RNase PH) has translation MSVQDRRRILGPAEAKPLQFAAITPVRTVENRDDGNGNKSGKESVFISTDLVTNANGSSYLEYMDGTSDQVLVMSSVFGPRPLRGSFQSKASVSIQFKEVTLEHLNTGEIKEICTFLTNVFNAVINVEKYPKSGIDIFIDLIQHSNSNPTEEANIVNILPTCINSITMALVDAGIEIIDLVSAGSKDNSVVAFIRNGHEIVGIWSDDDNVTDISKLIEECKAKYLVNKQTLVQYLK, from the coding sequence ATGAGTGTGCAagatagaagaagaatattaGGGCCAGCAGAAGCGAAGCCATTGCAGTTTGCTGCAATTACTCCTGTAAGAACCGTAGAGAACAGGGACGATGGTAATGGTAATAAATCGGGTAAGGAATCTGTGTTCATTAGTACGGATTTAGTAACGAATGCAAATGGTTCCTCATACCTAGAATATATGGATGGTACTTCGGATCAAGTTCTCGTAATGAGTTCTGTCTTCGGACCCAGGCCATTGCGAGGCTCCTTCCAATCTAAGGCATCAGTATCGATTCAGTTCAAAGAAGTTACGTTAGAACATTTGAATACCggagaaattaaagaaatttgtACTTTCCTAACAAATGTCTTTAATGCGGTGATAAACGTTGAGAAGTATCCAAAATCTGGTATTGATATCTTTATAGATTTGATCCAGCATTCTAATAGTAATCCAACAGAGGAGGCAAATATCGTTAATATTCTACCCACATGCATTAATTCTATTACCATGGCTCTTGTAGACGCAGGtattgaaatcattgattTAGTGAGTGCCGGGTCAAAAGATAACTCTGTGGTTGCGTTTATTAGGAATGGACATGAAATCGTCGGTATTTGGAGCGATGACGATAACGTCACTGACATATCAAAATTAATAGAAGAGTGCAAGGCAAAATATTTGGTAAATAAGCAGACTTTGGTTCAATATCttaaatga
- a CDS encoding uncharacterized protein (conserved hypothetical protein), protein MLQTITQNHKLLLRIGADSVKPVLYRSTVRNNSWWSKIIYPFTQEENISPSQSYVKTGKNQCFLPIRNDNELNDVLLFNNRLPLILNFTFRGNETCNKLTGALNRIVLLETDKRINICDVETDFLETREAMLRFGVTQIPTLVAVRKTFPVDTFTQPDLTSQDVNWLQLKTWIEKNADE, encoded by the coding sequence ATGCTACAAACAATCACCCAAAACCACAAACTTTTGTTACGTATAGGAGCTGATTCTGTGAAACCTGTTTTATATAGGAGTACAGTGCGGAACAACTCATGGTGGTCCAAGATAATTTATCCGTTCACCCAGGAAGAGAACATTTCACCATCGCAATCATATGTGAAGACAGGGAAGAATCAGTGTTTTTTACCTATCAGGAACGAcaatgaattgaatgacgtacttcttttcaacaaccGTCTCCCCTTAATCTTAAACTTCACCTTTAGAGGAAATGAGACATGTAATAAATTAACTGGAGCGTTAAACAGGATTGTACTTTTAGAAACGGATAAGAGAATTAATATCTGTGATGTGGAGACTGATTTCCTAGAAACCAGAGAAGCGATGTTACGGTTTGGTGTCACACAGATCCCAACCTTAGTTGCTGTGAGGAAAACTTTCCCGGTAGATACATTCACTCAACCGGATCTCACTTCTCAAGATGTGAATTGGCTTCAGTTGAAAACTTGGATCGAGAAGAATGCCGATGAATGA